The following proteins are encoded in a genomic region of Candidatus Kaelpia aquatica:
- a CDS encoding PKD domain-containing protein: LIFTVTASDEDVATLSYSVTGLPSALISDSGEFSWTSAIGDVGDHSATITVTDSGNLTASEEITITVNAAPVIDIIAVNPFSSQPDLVAENTINFQASAHDTHGGSIDKYSWDFGDGDIIEGGKFIGHSYAASGSYEVTLTVTDNHGGEDNMSKTIEVLPKDIDIDVVNMRVERVGPILVNIKDGTLCGVEESDCTAIGIDYTISVDAQKYWITGENGWRYGAAQEMFNQGGIYQCRLGASTDGSRYPDGVRIRVNVEAQWKPAANSAYHTRRKTSYQTISFSGQVVTFVEGGEKIITFLASEFTE, encoded by the coding sequence TTGATCTTTACTGTCACAGCAAGCGATGAAGATGTGGCTACCTTGAGTTATTCAGTAACTGGTTTACCATCTGCGTTAATTTCGGATAGCGGTGAATTCAGCTGGACATCGGCTATTGGCGATGTAGGAGATCATTCCGCAACAATTACAGTAACAGATAGCGGTAATCTTACAGCTTCAGAAGAAATAACCATTACAGTTAACGCTGCTCCTGTAATAGACATAATCGCCGTTAATCCTTTCTCTTCTCAGCCGGATTTAGTAGCAGAGAATACGATAAATTTTCAAGCTTCAGCACATGATACACATGGTGGTAGTATTGATAAGTATAGCTGGGATTTTGGAGATGGTGATATAATAGAAGGAGGAAAATTCATAGGACATTCATATGCTGCATCTGGGAGTTATGAAGTTACTTTAACAGTGACTGATAACCACGGTGGTGAAGATAATATGTCAAAAACTATTGAAGTTCTACCAAAAGATATAGATATAGATGTGGTGAATATGAGAGTTGAGAGGGTCGGTCCGATACTAGTAAACATAAAAGATGGAACACTTTGTGGGGTAGAAGAGAGTGATTGTACTGCCATTGGCATTGATTACACTATTTCTGTCGATGCTCAGAAATACTGGATTACAGGTGAAAATGGTTGGCGTTATGGTGCGGCCCAAGAAATGTTTAATCAAGGAGGAATTTATCAGTGTAGATTAGGAGCTTCAACAGATGGTTCAAGATATCCAGACGGTGTAAGAATAAGGGTTAATGTAGAGGCACAGTGGAAGCCTGCTGCGAATTCTGCGTATCATACTCGACGAAAAACTTCATATCAAACAATTTCTTTTAGCGGGCAAGTTGTAACATTTGTAGAAGGAGGAGAAAAGATTATAACCTTCTTAGCTTCAGAATTTACAGAATGA